The following proteins come from a genomic window of Nicotiana tomentosiformis chromosome 12, ASM39032v3, whole genome shotgun sequence:
- the LOC138903361 gene encoding uncharacterized protein — translation MDIVETNGVDFVVFQMTGSARRWWWDYTLTRPVGLPALTWEQFSQLFLEKFLPITLKEDCRKKFEHLQQGSMIVTQYESRFVDFARPALLLLPTEGERVRRFIEGLTHPMRLQMAKETRSDISLQ, via the coding sequence ATggatatagttgagaccaatggggttgattttgttgtatttcagatgacgggttctgccaggAGATGGTGGTgggattatacattgactagaccagttggattgcctgcacttacctgggagcaattttctcagctatttctggagaagttccttcctatcacactgaagGAGGATTGCCGAAAgaaatttgagcatctacagcagggcagtatgattgttactcagtatgagtcccgctTTGTAGATTTTGCCCGTcctgctctccttttactacctactgagggagagagagtgaggaggtttattgagggactcactcaccctatgaggcttcagatggccaaggagaccagaagtgatATTTCTTTACAGTAA